The following proteins are encoded in a genomic region of Pseudomonas sp. Os17:
- a CDS encoding phage tail assembly chaperone, protein MAKFSLIQNPTFRADVLIPQLGGEPVKVGFEFKYLDRTGLAELYAEWGERHKALGLKADEMDLKAFTAAQIDLQVDQVKAVVAGWDFEEEFNDQNIRILVTSIVSIPSAVLAAYSEAFNQARLGNS, encoded by the coding sequence ATGGCCAAGTTCTCACTGATCCAGAATCCAACCTTCAGGGCCGACGTGCTGATCCCGCAATTGGGCGGCGAGCCAGTGAAGGTGGGGTTCGAGTTCAAGTACCTGGACCGGACCGGCCTGGCCGAGCTCTATGCCGAGTGGGGCGAGCGCCACAAGGCCCTGGGGTTGAAGGCTGACGAGATGGACCTGAAAGCCTTCACCGCGGCCCAGATCGACCTGCAGGTGGATCAAGTTAAGGCGGTGGTGGCCGGCTGGGACTTCGAAGAAGAGTTCAACGACCAGAACATCCGCATTCTGGTCACCTCGATTGTCTCGATTCCCAGCGCGGTATTGGCGGCCTATTCCGAAGCCTTCAACCAGGCCCGCCTGGGAAACTCCTAA
- a CDS encoding phage tail tape measure protein: MSTTFASLGIAVESSQAVKAADDLDKLVDAAEGAEKAVDDLGKAGEGLANTGKKISQAEAEAAQGIDKATSAKERQVDASRKAGTSAASEIAIISQLDRAMTGNIDSMEKLVQAEGLLERARKGGLVTIEQQEAYQERLGKSFDKIEKAEAKEAAQKQRLIDAENRQIEALKRTVNSIDPLNVKLAKLEAQEKAAHEAFRIGAINADRYSEALAKVGKDRAGITATEGAFDKLKLGTRQAQENVMQLTNALQSGDWGSGARAIAQLGAGAGASAKSLAAALIPAGLLAGVIGGLGYAYFDAMKQAREFNSVINGGSNDAGQSVASLKSMSDSAGALTGNLAGAREAVIALASGAATSGVQMQNLAEAAAAIGEVTGKGAGDIAKSLANAGNTATEAASKISDQYGLLTYEQYQVIKAIDEQGDHQRALDTLSENLNQSAQERLKNYRDSLSDIERDWDRVKVAIKGAYAEIRSEIFPDLAKQIEITQRVLDTRKGGGVAGAVSNGLSSLNSFLGLADGENDDSTPALEAKLAALKARQAASESNAVATGEETRANKELIAVQKELDKQMENLNPLAKRQEAYKKLDDQFTTLFRRSEETGKKVSLLDGVQYDGKKFSGGAYDQLRKAIDEQKKDPKSAAGAVDLTAFNNSKNNLTGILSEYKNAQKELDAAQKAGLVSQADYLLKREAMIGNERDEVTAAYEAEISALEAAKGKASTSAAQRIQLDQKIADARAAMVKAQRDADTELSVLAKNEEGRLKKQELAVKTYTSALQQQVDTLREQGIRAAAGLGQGDRQRDLTNQQNAIDDRINQQKLDLANQYGDGSRGMSLDEYTQKLQALESTQQKLHDTVVSNYDDMSAAQGDWTNGASSAWQNYLESARDVAGQTKSLFTNAFGSMEDAIVQFAMTGKLSFADFTKSILADMARIAVRQASSSALSSLFGMAASAAASYFGGGAASAGSTQAGYTGVDFSSYQANGGAWGAGVQMFANGGAFTNSVVSKPTAFGMAGGQTGLMGEAGPEAIVPLARTSGGQLGIRALGGDSTPSNNQVVIQQTFNIPEGSGGASEADGQVLAQAYAKSAKQGAQEQIAKDLRPGGQIYMAIRGRG; this comes from the coding sequence ATGAGCACTACCTTCGCTTCGCTTGGCATTGCGGTTGAGTCGTCTCAGGCGGTCAAGGCTGCCGATGACCTGGATAAACTGGTCGACGCGGCCGAAGGGGCAGAGAAGGCCGTCGATGACCTTGGCAAGGCTGGGGAAGGCCTGGCCAACACCGGCAAGAAGATCAGCCAAGCGGAGGCGGAGGCCGCCCAGGGCATCGACAAAGCTACCAGTGCGAAGGAACGCCAGGTCGACGCGAGCCGCAAGGCCGGTACAAGCGCCGCCAGCGAAATCGCCATCATCAGCCAGCTCGACAGGGCGATGACCGGCAATATCGACAGCATGGAGAAGCTGGTCCAGGCCGAGGGATTGCTTGAGCGGGCCCGCAAGGGCGGCTTGGTCACCATTGAACAGCAAGAGGCCTATCAGGAGCGTCTCGGCAAATCCTTCGACAAGATCGAGAAAGCCGAAGCCAAGGAGGCGGCGCAGAAGCAGCGCCTGATCGACGCCGAGAACCGGCAGATCGAAGCGCTGAAGCGTACGGTCAACAGCATCGACCCCTTGAATGTGAAGCTGGCCAAGCTGGAGGCGCAGGAAAAGGCCGCCCATGAGGCGTTCCGCATTGGCGCAATCAACGCTGACCGCTACAGCGAAGCCTTGGCCAAAGTCGGCAAGGACCGGGCCGGCATCACCGCGACAGAGGGCGCATTCGACAAGCTGAAGCTCGGCACCCGCCAGGCTCAAGAAAACGTCATGCAGCTGACCAACGCCCTGCAATCTGGGGATTGGGGGAGTGGTGCGCGGGCTATTGCACAGCTTGGCGCGGGGGCTGGGGCCTCTGCGAAGAGTCTTGCGGCCGCCCTGATACCCGCGGGGCTGCTGGCGGGCGTTATTGGTGGTCTCGGGTATGCCTACTTCGACGCCATGAAGCAGGCGCGAGAGTTCAACAGCGTTATCAATGGTGGCTCCAACGATGCAGGGCAAAGCGTAGCCAGCCTCAAGTCCATGAGTGATTCGGCTGGCGCACTGACCGGCAACTTGGCTGGTGCGCGCGAGGCTGTAATCGCTCTGGCATCAGGGGCAGCAACCAGCGGTGTCCAGATGCAGAACCTGGCCGAGGCGGCAGCGGCCATTGGTGAGGTTACGGGGAAGGGGGCGGGTGATATTGCGAAGTCGCTGGCCAATGCCGGAAACACCGCAACGGAAGCGGCATCGAAGATCAGCGATCAATATGGGCTGCTGACCTATGAGCAGTACCAGGTCATCAAAGCCATTGATGAGCAAGGCGATCACCAGCGCGCGCTGGACACCCTCAGTGAAAACCTGAATCAGTCCGCACAGGAGCGGCTGAAAAACTACCGCGATTCACTGTCGGACATCGAGCGCGATTGGGATCGGGTGAAGGTCGCCATCAAGGGCGCTTACGCAGAGATTCGATCCGAGATCTTCCCGGACCTGGCCAAGCAAATCGAGATCACCCAGAGGGTGCTGGATACCCGCAAGGGAGGTGGTGTCGCAGGCGCTGTGTCGAATGGCCTGAGCTCGCTCAACTCCTTCCTTGGGCTGGCTGACGGGGAGAACGACGACTCCACGCCTGCGCTGGAAGCAAAGCTTGCTGCACTGAAGGCGCGGCAGGCGGCCAGCGAGAGCAATGCGGTAGCAACTGGCGAGGAAACACGGGCGAATAAGGAGCTCATTGCGGTCCAGAAGGAACTGGACAAGCAGATGGAGAATTTGAACCCGCTCGCCAAGCGGCAGGAGGCTTACAAAAAGCTCGACGATCAGTTCACGACGCTTTTCCGGAGGAGCGAAGAGACAGGGAAAAAGGTTTCGCTATTGGATGGGGTTCAGTACGACGGTAAGAAGTTTTCCGGCGGAGCCTACGACCAGTTGCGGAAGGCGATCGACGAGCAGAAAAAGGACCCCAAATCTGCCGCCGGTGCGGTAGATCTGACGGCCTTCAACAACTCGAAAAACAACCTTACCGGCATCCTGTCCGAGTACAAAAACGCCCAGAAGGAACTGGACGCAGCGCAGAAGGCGGGACTGGTGTCCCAGGCCGACTATCTGCTCAAGCGCGAGGCCATGATCGGCAATGAGCGGGACGAGGTCACGGCGGCCTATGAGGCGGAAATTTCGGCACTTGAGGCCGCCAAGGGCAAGGCCAGCACCTCTGCCGCCCAGCGCATCCAACTGGACCAGAAAATCGCCGATGCCCGCGCCGCCATGGTCAAGGCTCAGCGGGACGCTGACACCGAGCTGAGCGTGCTGGCCAAGAACGAAGAGGGCCGGCTGAAGAAGCAGGAACTGGCGGTCAAGACCTACACCAGCGCCCTGCAGCAGCAAGTCGATACGCTACGTGAGCAGGGTATTCGTGCTGCCGCGGGCCTTGGCCAGGGTGACCGCCAGCGGGACCTGACCAACCAGCAGAACGCAATCGACGACCGCATCAACCAGCAGAAGCTGGACCTGGCCAACCAGTATGGCGATGGCTCCCGGGGCATGAGCCTCGACGAGTACACGCAGAAGCTGCAGGCACTGGAGTCCACCCAGCAGAAACTGCACGACACCGTGGTCAGCAACTACGACGACATGAGCGCTGCCCAGGGCGACTGGACCAATGGAGCATCCTCAGCCTGGCAGAACTACTTGGAGTCGGCGCGAGATGTGGCCGGCCAGACCAAGAGCCTTTTCACAAACGCCTTCGGCTCCATGGAAGATGCGATTGTGCAGTTCGCGATGACCGGAAAGCTGTCGTTTGCTGACTTCACGAAGTCGATCCTCGCAGATATGGCGCGCATTGCTGTTCGCCAGGCCAGCTCCTCGGCGCTCAGCTCGTTGTTCGGCATGGCTGCCTCTGCTGCCGCATCGTACTTCGGCGGTGGGGCGGCTTCGGCCGGCTCAACGCAGGCCGGGTATACCGGGGTCGACTTCTCCAGCTACCAGGCCAATGGCGGTGCCTGGGGAGCTGGCGTGCAGATGTTCGCCAATGGTGGCGCCTTCACGAACAGCGTGGTCAGCAAGCCAACGGCTTTCGGAATGGCTGGCGGCCAGACTGGATTGATGGGCGAGGCGGGCCCCGAGGCGATTGTGCCGTTGGCCAGGACCTCCGGCGGCCAGTTGGGTATTCGAGCGTTGGGCGGTGATTCAACCCCGAGCAACAACCAAGTCGTGATTCAGCAGACCTTCAACATCCCTGAAGGGAGTGGCGGGGCCAGCGAAGCGGACGGCCAGGTTCTGGCCCAGGCCTATGCCAAGTCCGCCAAGCAGGGTGCCCAGGAGCAGATCGCGAAGGACCTCCGGCCAGGAGGCCAGATCTACATGGCCATCAGGGGGCGTGGCTGA
- a CDS encoding phage tail protein — MATEIFTWKPNNDPAATIAFRTKSAKFGDGYEQRAQDGINNRSQSWPLTFTGQKARIKEIMAFLDRHAGATPFFWADPLGDQMLYRCSEYQPKAMGGDAYTLTATFEQAFHP, encoded by the coding sequence ATGGCAACTGAAATCTTCACCTGGAAGCCGAACAACGATCCGGCGGCCACCATTGCGTTTCGAACCAAGTCGGCCAAGTTCGGCGACGGTTACGAGCAGCGTGCCCAGGACGGAATCAACAACCGCTCGCAGTCCTGGCCCCTGACGTTCACAGGCCAGAAGGCGCGCATCAAGGAGATCATGGCGTTCCTCGATCGGCATGCCGGCGCAACACCGTTTTTCTGGGCTGACCCGCTGGGCGATCAAATGCTCTACCGGTGTTCCGAGTATCAACCCAAGGCCATGGGGGGCGATGCCTACACCCTGACCGCAACATTCGAACAGGCATTCCACCCATGA
- a CDS encoding DUF1799 domain-containing protein yields the protein MGDLTGQDCEVWPDNWPAFIVFEAMHTQWRVGACGATGLDYGVLPSVIRMCGVPAGSRQSIFSDIRQMEAEALAVMAEQRDNK from the coding sequence GTGGGTGATCTCACCGGCCAGGACTGCGAGGTCTGGCCGGACAACTGGCCGGCCTTCATTGTCTTTGAGGCGATGCACACCCAGTGGCGGGTCGGCGCGTGCGGCGCTACCGGTCTGGACTACGGCGTCCTGCCGAGCGTCATCCGAATGTGTGGTGTGCCGGCTGGCTCCAGGCAAAGCATTTTCAGTGACATCCGGCAGATGGAGGCCGAAGCCCTGGCCGTAATGGCTGAACAGAGAGACAACAAATGA
- a CDS encoding phage tail protein — protein sequence MSIDPINIGGVPNDGNGQDLRSGGQIINDNFAELDTRTTAAQAKAEQGVANAAAARDAAAEAKAIADAAVPATALGDSVPQLINGVVPASQLPSFVDDVLEFPTLEDFPEAGETGKIYIAVNDGDSPTNPTRQYRWSGSAFVLIPSSPGSTDQVPEGPTNQYFTQSRVRSTTLSGLGTLVNAAILATDTVLQAFAKLQGQLNAKLGKSEVAADASKLGGQPASYYTATMAGATASADGVKGLVPAPAIVDKDRYLKGDGSYGDVGGLPVGSLVPWHVSEASLPSGHIPANGQLIDRAVFPQLWTLVSTVAVTDAQWLADGLLQTRFSAGNGSTTFRMPDLNGKHAGGTMSAMFLRGYGRGSSEYPGNAQLDQLQGHAFGGTDGWSLAEFGTYPSAASTVANLRAAYHTLRNNPYPASTISKMQTDGANGVPRVGLETRPTNVAVIWCFIGGATAANPGTVDVTALAALVASQASQIQNLQVATPKKWVSDWRKFSANVGSIFQHNMGAPVTSFRWDARITTATAGYPVGTELVINTITTDNGGGGLTIYNSDSTSFTVRTHASANGTVITNLTNGVATWLPWSAFDIRCTVTAL from the coding sequence ATGAGCATCGATCCCATCAACATCGGCGGGGTTCCCAACGATGGCAACGGCCAGGACCTGCGCTCGGGCGGTCAGATCATCAACGACAACTTCGCGGAGTTGGATACCCGCACGACTGCAGCTCAGGCGAAGGCTGAGCAGGGTGTGGCGAATGCTGCGGCGGCGCGGGATGCCGCTGCAGAGGCGAAAGCGATAGCCGACGCCGCAGTGCCTGCGACGGCCCTGGGTGACTCGGTTCCACAGTTGATTAACGGGGTGGTGCCGGCCTCCCAGCTACCGAGCTTCGTCGATGATGTGCTCGAATTTCCAACTCTGGAAGATTTTCCAGAAGCGGGCGAAACAGGAAAGATCTACATCGCAGTCAACGACGGCGACAGCCCAACCAACCCGACGCGACAGTACCGGTGGAGTGGATCCGCATTTGTGCTGATCCCGTCTTCGCCCGGCTCAACTGACCAGGTGCCCGAAGGTCCGACAAACCAGTACTTCACGCAGTCCCGTGTGCGCTCAACCACTCTTTCTGGCCTTGGCACCCTGGTCAATGCTGCGATCCTGGCAACCGACACGGTGCTGCAGGCTTTTGCAAAGCTGCAGGGCCAGCTCAACGCCAAGCTGGGCAAGAGTGAGGTGGCGGCCGATGCCAGTAAACTCGGCGGCCAGCCTGCGTCGTACTACACGGCAACGATGGCGGGAGCTACTGCTTCCGCCGATGGCGTCAAAGGGCTTGTTCCCGCCCCGGCTATTGTAGACAAGGACCGCTACCTCAAGGGTGACGGCAGCTACGGCGATGTTGGTGGCCTTCCTGTTGGCTCCCTGGTTCCGTGGCATGTGTCGGAGGCCTCGCTGCCTAGCGGTCATATCCCTGCCAACGGGCAACTCATTGACCGAGCGGTGTTTCCGCAGTTATGGACGCTTGTTTCAACGGTGGCTGTAACTGACGCGCAATGGTTGGCAGATGGTCTGCTTCAAACGCGCTTTTCTGCTGGCAATGGTTCTACCACTTTCCGCATGCCTGACCTTAACGGTAAGCACGCTGGCGGCACCATGTCCGCTATGTTCCTTCGCGGTTATGGTCGGGGGTCGTCTGAATATCCAGGTAATGCACAGCTTGATCAGCTCCAGGGGCACGCATTCGGCGGAACAGACGGCTGGTCATTAGCCGAGTTTGGAACCTATCCGAGCGCAGCATCAACCGTGGCCAACCTTCGTGCCGCTTACCACACGTTAAGAAACAACCCCTACCCAGCATCGACAATATCAAAGATGCAGACCGATGGCGCCAATGGAGTGCCTCGGGTAGGTTTAGAAACTCGGCCAACCAACGTAGCCGTAATCTGGTGCTTTATCGGCGGAGCAACGGCTGCTAATCCCGGCACGGTGGACGTAACCGCATTGGCAGCCCTTGTGGCATCCCAGGCCTCGCAGATACAGAATCTACAAGTGGCGACCCCAAAAAAGTGGGTTAGCGACTGGCGTAAATTCTCCGCAAACGTTGGTTCAATTTTTCAGCACAATATGGGGGCGCCGGTCACTAGTTTTCGGTGGGATGCAAGGATAACAACAGCTACAGCCGGATACCCTGTCGGTACAGAGCTGGTTATCAACACGATCACCACCGACAACGGAGGAGGTGGGCTGACTATTTATAACAGCGATTCAACTAGTTTCACGGTAAGAACTCACGCATCCGCAAACGGCACTGTAATTACCAACCTGACGAATGGTGTCGCTACGTGGCTTCCGTGGTCCGCGTTTGACATCAGATGCACTGTTACAGCGCTATAA
- a CDS encoding phage minor tail protein L, translating into MPITADIQTLEPGAWVELFELDATALGAELYRFHGYRQQSSIYWQGEEYSPWPIQAEGFEMTGQGAQPMPTLSVGNVGGFITALVLYFEDLVGAKLIRHRTLGKYLDGQPEADPDEELPPDIWYVERKAAENNETVQFELASALDFAGVQLPRRQIVANVCWWLSCGGYRGPYCGYNGGPVADENDVIVTDASKDKCGGRLSSCKLRFGENNPLPYGSFPAAGLLRS; encoded by the coding sequence ATGCCAATTACGGCCGATATCCAGACCCTGGAGCCTGGCGCGTGGGTGGAGCTTTTCGAGCTCGACGCTACCGCCCTCGGCGCCGAGCTGTACCGCTTTCACGGCTACCGGCAGCAGTCATCGATCTACTGGCAGGGCGAGGAGTATTCCCCTTGGCCGATCCAGGCCGAGGGCTTCGAAATGACCGGGCAGGGCGCCCAGCCGATGCCGACCCTATCTGTTGGCAACGTCGGCGGGTTCATCACGGCTCTGGTGCTGTACTTCGAGGATCTGGTGGGGGCCAAGTTGATCCGGCATCGAACTCTGGGCAAGTACCTGGACGGCCAGCCCGAAGCAGACCCCGACGAGGAGTTGCCGCCGGACATCTGGTACGTCGAGCGCAAGGCTGCCGAGAACAACGAAACGGTGCAGTTTGAGCTGGCCTCGGCCCTGGACTTCGCCGGCGTCCAACTGCCGCGCCGGCAGATCGTGGCCAACGTCTGCTGGTGGCTCAGCTGCGGCGGTTACCGCGGGCCCTACTGCGGCTACAACGGTGGGCCCGTGGCCGATGAGAACGACGTCATCGTCACCGACGCCTCCAAGGACAAATGCGGCGGGCGCCTGAGCAGCTGCAAGCTTCGCTTCGGCGAGAACAACCCTCTGCCTTACGGCTCATTCCCGGCCGCTGGCCTGCTTCGGAGCTGA
- a CDS encoding C40 family peptidase: protein MNKSTRAAIERHALAEYPRECCGLVIREGRKEVYVPCRNTASTPSEHFRLSPEDFAAAEDRGQVLAVVHSHPDHPAAPSEADRVSCEASGLPWHILEVRKGDDEQVRPGEFVSFVPEGYQAPLIGRKFAHGVHDCLSIILDFYCREMGIDLGQYEREDGWWEKGGNLYLENLPAAGFSQVSAPQHGDIVLMQIRSKVPNHAGVYLADGVLKTEPQHFPAPGSILHHLYNRDSKRDTYGGYWREVTVSYWRHKNARP, encoded by the coding sequence ATGAACAAGTCCACCCGCGCCGCCATTGAGCGGCATGCGCTGGCTGAGTACCCGCGTGAGTGCTGCGGCCTCGTGATTCGCGAAGGGCGAAAGGAGGTCTATGTGCCTTGCCGCAACACGGCCTCGACGCCCAGCGAGCACTTCCGCCTGTCGCCCGAGGACTTCGCCGCCGCCGAGGATCGCGGCCAGGTGCTGGCTGTCGTGCACAGCCACCCAGACCATCCAGCAGCACCCAGTGAGGCGGATCGCGTCTCCTGTGAGGCCTCCGGGCTTCCCTGGCACATCCTTGAGGTCCGCAAGGGCGATGACGAACAGGTGCGCCCAGGCGAGTTTGTGAGCTTCGTGCCGGAGGGCTACCAGGCCCCACTGATCGGCCGCAAGTTCGCTCATGGCGTACACGACTGTCTGAGCATCATCCTCGACTTCTACTGCCGTGAGATGGGCATCGACCTGGGCCAGTACGAACGTGAGGATGGATGGTGGGAGAAGGGTGGGAACCTGTACCTGGAGAACCTGCCCGCGGCCGGGTTCAGCCAGGTCAGTGCGCCGCAGCACGGCGACATCGTGCTGATGCAGATCCGGTCGAAGGTGCCGAACCACGCCGGGGTATACCTGGCCGATGGTGTGCTGAAGACTGAGCCCCAGCACTTCCCGGCACCCGGGTCGATCCTGCACCACCTATACAATCGGGACAGCAAGCGTGATACCTACGGCGGGTATTGGCGAGAGGTCACTGTCAGCTACTGGCGGCACAAAAATGCCAGGCCTTAG